The following proteins are encoded in a genomic region of Phaeodactylum tricornutum CCAP 1055/1 chromosome 1, whole genome shotgun sequence:
- a CDS encoding predicted protein has translation MESTTVGFSTTIDLKYGTGAAALALLAWLHSQIFVPKQLASAVILDRITEGTFLANKRLTCVYKASRDGWSAIDFHNQVDGRGSAVVVARSRSGKTFGGFNPNGWRSTDDYYDSSSAFLWSGTSATAIAKFPVLAGGNAAIFDYATGGPCFGNSDLLIGPPKAAIMGGFAGPDMENTSTNAGNLRQAKASPGITYDGDARWPVLGDVSLLEVEVYCNAAVGQQRASW, from the coding sequence ATGGAGAGTACTACCGTTGGTTTTAGTACGACTATTGATTTGAAATATGGAACCGGTGCTGCGGCTTTGGCGTTGCTCGCCTGGCTCCACTCCCAAATATTCGTTCCGAAGCAGTTGGCCAGCGCTGTAATACTCGATCGAATTACGGAAGGAACTTTTTTGGCGAACAAGAGGCTCACGTGTGTTTATAAGGCGTCCCGGGACGGTTGGTCGGCCATCGACTTTCACAACCAGGTCGACGGACGGGGCTCAGCCGTGGTCGTGGCCCGATCACGGTCGGGCAAAACCTTTGGCGGGTTCAACCCGAACGGATGGCGTTCAACCGACGACTACTACGACTCGTCGTCCGCATTTTTATGGTCGGGCACTTCCGCGACAGCGATCGCGAAGTTTCCGGTTTTGGCCGGCGGCAACGCAGCCATTTTTGACTACGCTACCGGTGGACCCTGCTTTGGAAACTCGGACTTGCTGATTGGACCACCTAAAGCTGCTATAATGGGTGGATTCGCCGGACCCGATATGGAGAATACTTCAACCAATGCTGGTAACCTACGTCAGGCCAAGGCGTCGCCCGGGATTACTTATGATGGTGACGCACGATGGCCCGTTCTGGGCGATGTCAGTCTCCTCGAAGTAGAGGTATACTGCAATGCAGCTGTTGGACAACAGCGAGCTTCTTGGTAG
- a CDS encoding predicted protein: MMHSSRSLSAVAPRLLLTPQTSAITRAFSSYMFDGLGGAGGGGNPWQWPVTKSNTILNIVPQGHKYIVERFGKLHSIQDSGLFIAIPYVDTISYVVDIRERAIDIPPQAAITRDNVSVEVSGNLFVRFMDPEKAAYGALNPLYSVSQHAQSTMRSAIGEMELDEILHGRARLNALIKGSLQEASEPWGLEIRRYEITEITPDTQIRIAMDKQAAAERDRREQVLRAEGAKRRAELESEGVKISLTNESEGNLIKVRNEAEAEKTRILLEAEANAQAIRWTSQAQADALKQIAQELLKPGGSEAARLALAREYVDMYGEMGKESNTILFNERPADVTALMTQAMTAMKVVGDVTDKKLTSKILTGEATTGTATGEETEEMQQKKSQ, translated from the coding sequence ATGATGCACTCATCTCGCTCCTTATCAGCTGTAGCGCCCCGACTCCTGCTGACGCCGCAGACTTCAGCAATCACGCGAGCCTTTAGTTCCTACATGTTCGATGGCTTGGGCGGTGCCGGGGGCGGTGGAAACCCTTGGCAGTGGCCAGTTACAAAATCCAACACCATCTTGAATATTGTTCCCCAAGGACACAAGTACATTGTGGAACGCTTCGGAAAGCTTCACAGTATTCAAGACTCTGGCCTCTTCATCGCAATCCCCTATGTGGACACCATTTCCTACGTCGTCGATATTCGCGAACGCGCCATTGATATACCACCACAGGCTGCCATCACCCGGGACAACGTGTCTGTTGAAGTGTCCGGAAACCTCTTTGTCCGCTTCATGGATCCCGAAAAGGCCGCATACGGTGCTCTCAATCCATTGTATTCTGTTTCGCAGCACGCACAATCCACGATGCGGTCGGCGATTGGAGAAATGGAGCTCGATGAAATCTTGCACGGTCGGGCCCGTCTCAACGCCCTCATCAAGGGGTCGCTACAGGAAGCTTCCGAACCCTGGGGACTGGAGATTAGGCGGTACGAGATCACCGAAATCACACCCGATACGCAGATTCGTATTGCCATGGATAAACAAGCAGCGGCGGAGCGTGATCGGCGAGAACAGGTTCTGCGAGCCGAGGGGGCCAAGCGACGGGCCGAACTGGAATCAGAAGGAGTAAAGATTAGTTTAACCAACGAATCTGAAGGTAACCTCATTAAAGTGCGCAACGAAGCGGAAGCAGAAAAAACACGGATCCTGTTGGAGGCTGAAGCCAACGCACAAGCCATTCGCTGGACATCACAAGCTCAAGCTGATGCGCTGAAACAGATTGCGCAGGAATTGCTCAAACCGGGTGGTAGCGAAGCAGCACGGTTGGCCTTAGCACGAGAGTATGTAGATATGTACGGCGAAATGGGCAAAGAATCGAACACCATTCTCTTCAATGAGCGACCGGCAGATGTGACGGCTTTGATGACTCAAGCCATGACGGCTATGAAAGTTGTAGGAGACGTGACAGACAAGAAACTTACGAGCAAGATTCTTACAGGAGAAGCAACAACAGGCACAGCCACTGGCGAAGAAACAGAAGAAATGCAACAGAAAAAATCGCAGTAG
- a CDS encoding predicted protein: VAMDCEMVGVGPHRFSVLARVSIVNLRGDTIFDSYVRVDEKVTDYRTCVSGIRPENLKSEKAIAFGKCRAKVMQVLKGKILVGHALKNDLKILNLHHPWYNTRDTSMYGPFMKMSHKGIWKPRRLSELTRVVLDTSIQQKEHCSVEDARAAMSLYCSVRDEWD, translated from the coding sequence GTTGCCATGGACTGCGAAATGGTCGGCGTTGGACCCCACAGATTTTCAGTGCTAGCCCGGGTTTCCATTGTCAACTTAAGAGGGGATACTATTTTTGACTCTTATGTTCGAGTCGACGAAAAAGTGACTGACTATCGGACCTGCGTTTCAGGAATTCGGCCTGAAAATCTCAAGTCAGAGAAAGCCATTGCCTTCGGGAAGTGTAGGGCGAAAGTTATGCAAGTTCTGAAAGGAAAGATCTTAGTGGGACATGCACTTAAAAACGATCTCAAAATCCTCAATCTACATCACCCTTGGTACAATACTCGTGATACCTCCATGTATGGACCGTTCATGAAGATGTCGCACAAGGGGATTTGGAAACCCCGCCGTTTATCTGAGTTGACTCGAGTAGTTCTAGATACTAGTATTCAGCAGAAAGAGCACTGCTCCGTGGAAGACGCTCGGGCGGCAATGAGTCTTTACTGCTCTGTTAGAGACGAGTGGGAT
- a CDS encoding predicted protein — protein MTTSALQGLARYLNDGFEYVRANLWNVAVALILLHFVQRKFKDYFVSRGAAYRLTHTDAVRASTGSDTTSAGSSTKSRNEQLRAARERQQEFANQKAREAAVERKRKAEADRTRKNRIVADQAKIDRAGGRTIGEATSTEAVNNMGYNTVQPWTGSTGGYRILGPYDYQYLPASTEILGKQTRYLLNSLNSQRKYVTVNSQLLYFHTPNCMCDDLPHDLLLNLIDAAKKNDTASCASLLGHRKLASKGLNCSLLKCSASARKIQRRLFPLHQEKECTTYSPDNFENLVEALMLSPSAYETPYIVACEVLEVGSSLGFSTISTILVHIQTFLRREITSWLDRDRKLVQNSRIARSVQPLGGESLAKRSPKFWILKLVKIISGVFNYQLPESAECDGVYEEVESADDWTAPLKLLPLLISYTRQIDFSVHEDIFDAVFSDSCRSDRLLVWIHLASDHRLHLRDREWDRIEGAVESTLEMQQFSVHFRQAAELSKFILSFCSFFCATSSQVRLLRWQILLLRLLSEVAHDVQLYFSVEAEIETGLLLLQSSNLRKLSVSFSSSSFETPSFVLVNVLLLFIRACQLSGLKLVGDILSNTAIKEVQGLVFPVCWNKIVLLLSPKRIRHMKTENNQNMFNAVFDGAKYIGGGVFKKSELPITELCASGAIVFQSLHLFGQANTFGSDMEYISKSMTYRKWLGAVEQALDLMVASKKRLHCMAVAVVIVVLFCEISASRKFIIEILLNTLSADNVRIPLEQSVQELQSLFACDIITVILESQAFGLLVRTEECDLKNLVAIFDQELRLPVFTHIITTIFPLPAARKVMFDRAKRILDTCSATVRFSRCGFPSTNEAKEKLSFLSLEKKFEEDEASIKRSLVIMCNLICLKNGEDSGGWDVLQQIIVSNRPVLPASVRGWLFVLLRSIVRKNQINQEYRCRLQAACVLRFWKFCLEAIDTGSGGRLKVSSALDGWSDSMGLAGMRSILVEDLPKLLQLILTMADEYSVRDKKHNAFLVEFWRKNFWTMLHVMQNDCTQDRLFTLRATDFGGPGDLMTDASMRCIALALNAILNININVVFSGLNFSEAATELDFRLRKQTDVLSETTGMFACKAEGHIDSKLHPEVSQIELALFDQILRFLLGRKDVDGELNGETSTPATYHCSLCDLLVSRQRIAAGIPSGQESCWVYCPDAECVCDMIDGFLRVCAPSIPSLFETEEDMFAAERIFRIIPDLCSQAVSACEEASPMETKDCHRMLRIVWNLYCIISKEDKAKNLITFFERHRCLNEAAKIKAVTPPEWLEALQCSADVDCAVQDMRRSVLEPLRLCLIALCSSGKSDLSGTLDVHLVIEYLMSVVVGCSDDLLVGLRGESGGVTTDMFSLFIDCIRYAAESIGRIPLFFLDKQEMLKACYVCKASTQAIWKLLKEYSVCTAALFTKSASQCFYHLPAVCRKIKRASFLKWGTCVYEFDETASLLEAFHSCHKALLKNTASDNLIVSEPPTLGSGSSDDSDFDPRHTEKDCDKRWLELQLDSELVCGQTFCCIFDSLEWTWAEYQDLLDSTSNDWLGHSQFAVYCPQQISARQLAFWLVSLLFSSEYLDPNDAHKVAHACALSPQAKLRLVFLLDRIVSVQLESLKILGAMDIDMLESKLNGCFVEAFCCSVPWLTFEAKVEKGFFQTKNVFLQRLSKLASRLDTLETELNHLKQLGLSFQTINKLFDAERKEFVREKKDEGTSIFDLTLLIAEKLDVLERGRLELEGITLIDEHRRKKHKESKEIHVNLRKECRRKILRSRNQTVDLWLQQDREAGEDEANGDTFADLEDFLVDG, from the exons ATGACGACATCCGCACTGCAGGGCTTGGCTCGGTATCTGAACGACGGCTTTGAGTATGTGCGGGCGAACCTATGGAACGTTGCCGTTGCCCTGATCCTACTGCATTTTGTGCAAAGGAAAT TCAAAGACTACTTTGTCTCTCGAGGAGCCGCATATCGACTGACACACACCGATGCAGTTCGCGCGTCGACCGGCAGCGACACGACCAGTGCTGGATCCTCGACAAAGTCTCGTAACGAACAGTTGCGGGCTGCACGTGAACGGCAACAAGAATTTGCGAATCAAAAAGCCAGGGAAGCCGCCGTTGAGCGAAAACGCAAGGCGGAAGCCGACCGCACACGAAAAAATAGAATCGTTGCGGACCAGGCAAAAATCGATCGCGCGGGGGGCAGGACGATCGGGGAAGCAACGTCAACAGAAGCAGTAAACAACATGGGATATAATACCGTGCAACCTTGGACGGGAAGTACCGGTGGATACAG AATACTCGGCCCATATGATTACCAGTATTTGCCAGCGAGCACAGAAATCCTCGGAAAGCAGACAAGATACCTGCTCAATAGCTTGAATAGCCAAAG AAAATACGTGACGGTGAATTCACAGTTGCTTTACTTCCATACACCCAACTGCATGTGTGATGATCTGCCTCACGATTTGCTGCTCAATCTCATCGATGCAGCAAAGAAGAATGATACAGCATCATGCGCTTCGTTGCTTGGACACCGTAAGCTTGCATCAAAGGGGTTGAACTGCTCTCTCTTAAAATGCTCAGCTTCGGCTCGCAAAATTCAAAGAAGACTGTTTCCCCTACATCAAGAAAAGGAATGCACGACGTATTCCCCAGATAATTTCGAGAATCTCGTCGAAGCCCTGATGCTGTCGCCATCTGCATACGAGACACCCTATATTGTTGCTTGTGAGGTTTTGGAAGTTGGCAGCAGTCTTGGTTTCTCAACCATCTCCACAATTTTGGTGCACATTCAGACTTTTCTGCGGCGAGAGATTACTTCGTGGCTAGACCGTGATCGAAAGTTGGTCCAAAATTCAAGAATAGCGCGATCTGTTCAACCTTTGGGAGGCGAAAGTTTAGCAAAGCGAAGCCCAAAGTTTTGGATACTTAAACTGGTGAAGATAATCTCAGGTGTCTTTAATTATCAATTGCCGGAGAGTGCTGAATGCGATGGGGTATATGAAGAAGTCGAAAGTGCAGACGATTGGACTGCTCCACTAAAATTGCTGCCGCTCCTCATTTCTTATACGCGACAAATCGATTTTTCTGTTCATGAAGATATTTTTGATGCTGTATTCTCTGACTCTTGTCGAAGCGACCGACTACTTGTGTGGATACACTTGGCTTCCGACCATAGGCTGCATTTAAGAGATAGGGAATGGGACAGAATTGAGGGGGCAGTGGAGTCTACTCTTGAGATGCAACAGTTTTCAGTCCATTTCCGCCAAGCCGCGGAGCTTTCCAAATTTATACTATCATTCTGCTCATTTTTTTGTGCGACCTCAAGTCAGGTTCGTTTACTCCGTTGGcaaattcttttgcttcGACTTTTGAGTGAAGTAGCCCATGATGTCCAATTATACTTTTCCGTGGAGGCGGAAATAGAGACAGGTCTTCTTTTGCTACAGTCTTCGAATCTCAGAAAACTATCTGTGAGCTTCTCATCTAGCTCTTTTGAGACGCCTTCATTTGTGTTGGTTAACGTTCTGTTACTCTTCATAAGAGCTTGTCAGTTATCTGGATTGAAGCTGGTGGGGGATATACTTTCGAATACAGCTATTAAGGAAGTCCAAGGTCTCGTCTTTCCCGTGTGCTGGAACAAAATAGTCCTATTGCTCTCGCCAAAACGGATTCGTCATATGAAAACAGAAAACAACCAAAATATGTTCAATGCGGTTTTTGACGGTGCCAAATACATCGGAGGAGGAGTATTTAAAAAGTCGGAATTGCCTATTACGGAACTCTGCGCTTCTGGTGCAATAGTTTTTCAAAGTCTGCACTTGTTCGGCCAAGCGAATACTTTTGGGTCGGACATGGAATATATCTCAAAGTCAATGACGTACAGAAAGTGGTTAGGTGCTGTAGAGCAAGCACTTGATTTAATGGTTGCCTCGAAAAAGCGCCTCCATTGTATGGCTGTTGCAGTGGTCATTGTCGTTCTATTTTGTGAAATCTCTGCGTCCCGCAAGTTCATCATCGAGATTTTGCTTAATACTTTGTCCGCAGACAATGTTCGCATACCTTTGGAGCAGTCGGTGCAAGAGCTGCAGTCCCTTTTTGCTTGTGATATAATCACTGTCATTTTGGAGAGCCAggcttttggattgcttgTGCGCACAGAAGAATGCGACCTGAAGAACTTAGTTGCAATTTTCGATCAAGAACTTCGACTCCCAGTTTTTACTCATATTATAACAACAATCTTCCCCCTTCCAGCGGCTCGAAAAGTGATGTTCGATAGGGCAAAGCGCATCTTAGACACTTGCTCAGCTACTGTGCGATTCTCCCGATGTGGGTTTCCCTCGACAAAcgaagccaaagaaaaacttTCTTTTTTAAGCTTAGAAAAAAAATTCGAGGAGGATGAGGCAAGTATAAAGCGGTCATTGGTTATAATGTGTAATCTGATCTGCCTGAAAAATGGGGAAGATTCTGGAGGCTGGGACGTCTTGCAACAAATCATTGTTTCGAACAGACCTGTATTGCCTGCTTCGGTAAGAGGGTGGCTTTTTGTACTCTTGCGCTCGATCGTGAGGAAAAACCAGATCAATCAAGAATACCGTTGTCGGCTGCAGGCAGCGTGCGTTCTCCGCTTCTGGAAGTTTTGCCTAGAGGCTATAGATACGGGCTCTGGAGGAAGATTGAAGGTCTCAAGTGCCCTAGACGGATGGTCGGATTCTATGGGGCTCGCCGGCATGCGAAGCATTCTTGTAGAGGATCTGCCTAAACTTCTACAGCTGATTTTGACAATGGCTGATGAGTACAGCGTTCGCGACAAGAAGCATAATGCTTTTCTCGTTGAATTCTGGAGGAAGAACTTTTGGACGATGTTGCATGTAATGCAGAATGATTGCACTCAAGACAGGCTTTTTACATTAAGGGCAACAGATTTCGGGGGTCCTGGTGATTTAATGACAGATGCTTCGATGCGTTGCATTGCCTTGGCTTTGAACGCAATTTTGAATATTAATATCAATGTGGTATTTTCAGGGCTCAATTTTTCAGAAGCCGCGACAGAACTAGACTTCCGGCTAAGAAAACAGACAGATGTTCTGTCTGAGACAACTGGCATGTTTGCATGCAAAGCTGAAGGCCACATAGATTCCAAGCTACATCCGGAAGTTTCTCAAATTGAGCTTGCTTTGTTCGATCAAAttcttcgtttccttcttggacGAAAGGATGTTGATGGAGAATTGAACGGAGAGACTTCTACACCTGCCACCTATCATTGTTCTCTGTGTGACCTTCTTGTTTCTCGACAGAGGATTGCGGCAGGTATCCCTTCTGGCCAAGAAAGTTGTTGGGTCTACTGCCCAGACGCAGAGTGTGTCTGTGATATGATTGATGGTTTTCTAAGGGTATGTGCGCCATCGATACCATcactttttgaaacggaagAGGATATGTTTGCCGCCGAAAGAATTTTCAGAATTATACCTGATTTGTGTTCGCAAGCTGTGTCTGCTTGCGAAGAAGCTTCTCcgatggaaacgaaagattgCCATAGAATGCTACGAATCGTGTGGAACTTGTACTGCATTATATCTAAGGAAGACAAGGCAAAGAACCTTATTACTTTTTTTGAGCGTCATCGCTGTCTGAATGAAGCCGCGAAAATCAAAGCAGTCACTCCACCAGAATGGCTGGAAGCCTTACAATGTTCTGCAGACGTCGACTGTGCTGTTCAAGATATGAGACGCTCTGTTCTTGAACCTTTAAGACTGTGTTTGATTGCTCTTTGCTCTTCTGGAAAGAGCGACCTATCAGGAACGCTTGATGTCCATCTTGTCATTGAGTATCTCATGTCTGTGGTTGTCGGTTGCTCTGATGATCTTCTTGTTGGTTTACGAGGAGAGAGTGGCGGCGTAACAACCGATATGTTTTCGCTCTTCATAGATTGCATACGATATGCCGCTGAAAGCATTGGCCGGATCCCTCTCTTTTTTCTTGACAAGCAGGAGATGTTAAAAGCCTGCTATGTGTGCAAAGCTTCCACCCAGGCAATTTGGAAGTTGTTAAAGGAGTACAGTGTTTGTACAGCAGCGCTCTTTACGAAATCCGCTTCTCAATGTTTTTACCATTTACCAGCGGTATGTCGGAAAATCAAGCGAGCATCTTTTCTGAAATGGGGTACATGCGTGTATGAATTTGACGAGACTGCTTCTTTGCTCGAAGCCTTCCATTCTTGCCACAAAGCTCTCCTAAAAAATACGGCCAGTGATAATCTGATTGTATCAGAACCGCCCACACTCGGTTCAGGCTCGTCAGATGATAGCGATTTTGATCCCCGCCACACAGAGAAAGATTGTGACAAACGATGGTTGGAGCTACAGCTCGATTCCGAGCTGGTTTGTGGTCAGACATTCTGCTGCATATTTGATTCGCTTGAATGGACGTGGGCTGAATACCAAGACTTGCTTGATAGCACTTCGAACGATTGGCTTGGGCATAGCCAATTCGCTGTGTATTGTCCGCAGCAAATATCTGCTCGTCAACTAGCATTCTGGCTGGTTAGTCTGCTTTTTTCTAGTGAATATTTAGACCCGAATGACGCACATAAAGTGGCACATGCGTGCGCGCTTTCCCCCCAAGCTAAGCTTCGATTGGTTTTCCTTCTCGATCGCATTGTATCGGTACAGCTGGAATCTTTGAAGATCCTTGGGGCCATGGACATCGATATGCTTGAATCAAAATTGAACGGGTGTTTTGTCGAAGCTTTCTGCTGTTCCGTTCCATGGCTCACCTTCGAAGCAAAAGTCG AAAAAGGATTTTTTCAGACAAAGAACGTCTTCCTTCAGCGTCTTTCGAAGCTTGCCAGTCGCTTAGACACGCTTGAGACTGAGCTCAATCATCTGAAGCAGCTGGGCTTATCGTTCCAGACTATTAACAAACTATTCGATGCTGAAAGAAAGGAATTTGTGCGTGAAAAAAAGGACGAGGGCACTTCTATTTTCGATTTGACTTTACTTATCGCAGAAAAGTTGGATGTATTGGAGAGGGGTCGTCTTGAGTTGGAAGGGATAACTTTAATTGATGAGCATCGACGCAAGAAACATAAGGAGAGCAAAGAAATTCACGTCAACTTGCGCAAGGAATGTCGTCGTAAGATCTTGCGCAGTCGCAATCAAACGGTCGATCTATGGTTGCAGCAAGATCGCGAAGCTGGTGAAGATGAGGCAAATGGGGACACTTTTGCAGATCTGGAAGATTTCTTGGTAGATGGATAA
- a CDS encoding predicted protein yields MQANWELSQSLTCDGQGIRCACVLPAPDGTADGFQILTGTQGGSLVAYGIPSGNLESSAYRHDNAVTALATNATGTHYFTGYKDAVVRVFDVQHNLIAQLKGHDKAVTSLAYADGGKDGEFLISGSWDGTAKIWRLANSSLVATLPNHENSVCVCVQGVDTGGMLHIATGSAGLAQNNTIQGHSIRIWTVDVRITSDVKLLHTVANDHDGPIRDLCLAPPDASCLASCSNDGTVKLRVAETGDVLTTLTMLTSSHPPMLLSVATTTDQSCIVVGAEDGHAVVWDLSATERSPQILLHAQCVWSVVPLPNGDFATCSDDGVIRIFTHCTERVAPLAEREAWEAEVAATQQKKSNGPSAEEIAALPRWDQNYEKRGRSEGDVRVFQKNGVAIAAQWSAASQTWIEVGQVTGSNENTGTLNGVQYDHLLPIEVDQSGGGVAKLQIGYNNGENPFVAAQRFIDDHVLPQHHLQDIANYIQQRAGQQGPTIGNDSTVASGSPMVSYEYLPAPGYKQFGLPVKTASTTLAKVKSKIIEFGLLSDIDVEHLTHLLDTLSASSRYHSSKILDEELAVMEKMLSWQQPSQVFPALDLARLVLLHPDAASRERYGYWSRVVPKTIAIMAIESVEGPAAVAIPMLGLRLFSNGLKGGPGSCEAIANNVDAILEVTTRLVPSSNKNVRLALATLLYNTACYVRSNPGTDISDKFFPILWLALTQKKQRMHLSCRRK; encoded by the exons ATGCAAGCAAACTGGGAGCTTTCTCAATCCTTGACGTGTGATGGTCAAGGCATTCGTTGCGCCTGTGTTTTGCCTGCCCCGGACGGTACAGCGGACGGGTTCCAAATTCTCACGGGCACACAAGGAGGCAGCCTCGTCGCGTACGGTATACCCTCGGGAAATCTCGAGTCTAGTGCCTACCGGCACGATAACGCCGTcacggcgttggcgacgaACGCCACCGGAACGCATTACTTTACTGGCTACAAAGACGCCGTTGTTCGAGTGTTCGATGTGCAGCACAACCTGATTGCACAACTCAAGGGTCACGACAAAGCCGTGACGAGTTTGGCTTATGCCGACGGAGGTAAAGACGGTGAGTTTCTCATCAGTGGATCTTGGGATGGTACCGCCAAGATCTGGAGGCTCGCGAACTCGAGTCTGGTGGCGACCTTGCCAAATCACGAAAATTCTGTCTGTGTTTGTGTCCAGGGAGTGGACACCGGCGGGATGCTCCATATTGCGACGGGGTCAGCCGGCCTTGCCCAAAACAATACCATTCAAGGCCATTCCATTCGTATATGGACCGTTGACGTGCGCATCACCAGTGACGTGAAACTCCTACACACGGTTGCCAACGATCACGATGGTCCCATCCGCGATCTCTGTTTGGCCCCGCCCGACGCATCCTGCCTCGCGTCCTGTTCCAACGACGGAACCGTCAAGCTTCGAGTGGCCGAAACAGGGGATGTTTTGACCACTCTGACGATGTTGACGTCCTCCCATCCACCCATGTTGCTCAGTGTCGCGACCACAACGGATCAAAGCTGTATTGTTGTAGGCGCAGAAGACGGACACGCGGTGGTTTGGGATTTGAGTGCGACGGAAAGAAGCCCCCAGATACTGCTCCATGCGCAGTGTGTTTGGAGCGTTGTGCCCTTGCCCAACGGTGATTTTGCAACCTGCAGTGACGATGGCGTTATACGCATATTTACACACTGCACCGAACGGGTAGCGCCCTTGGCTGAACGAGAGGCCTGGGAAGCGGAAGTAGCAGCGACCCAGCAGAAAAAGAGCAACGGGCCGTCGGCCGAAGAAATCGCCGCCCTACCCCGGTGGGATCAGAATTATGAGAAGCGCGGTCGCTCGGAAGGAGATGTTCGAGTCTTTCAAAAAAACGGAGTGGCGATTGCCGCACAATGGAGCGCGGCTTCGCAGACTTGGATTGAGGTTGGCCAGGTAACAGGCTCTAACGAGAACACCGGAACACTCAATGGCGTTCAGTACGATCATTTGTTACCTATTGAAGTAGACCAATCTGGTGGCGGTGTTGCCAAACTCCAGATTGGTTACAACAATGGTGAAAATCCCTTTGTAGCCGCCCAACGTTTCATTGATGACCACGTTCTACCGCAGCATCATTTGCAAGATATTGCCAACTACATTCAACAGCGCGCGGGACAGCAGGGACCGACGATTGGTAATGACAGTACCGTAGCGTCGGGTTCCCCCATGGTCTCTTACGAATATTTGCCAGCACCCGGATACAAACAGTTTGGCTTGCCCGTCAAGACGGCATCTACGACTCTTGCAAAGGTGAAGTCAAAAATAATCGAATTTGGTTTGCTATCCGATATCGATGTGGAACATTTGACACACTTGCTGGATACACTGTCGGCGAGCAGTAGGTATCACTCGTCAAAGATTCTCGATGAGGAGCTTGCCGTgatggaaaaaatgctcTCTTGGCAACAGCCTTCACAAGTCTTCCCTGCACTGGACCTCGCGCGTCTTGTACTCTTACATCCAGACGCAGCCTCACGAGAACGCTACGGGTACTGGTCGCGTGTCGTTCCTAAAACAATAGCTATCATGGCTATCGAAAGTGTGGAAGGTCCGGCAGCGGTTGCCATTCCCATGCTCGGTTTACGCCTCTTTTCCAATGGTCTAAAGGGAGGTCCAGGATCCTGCGAAGCGATCGCAAACAATGTAGACGCAATTTTGGAAGTGACAACACGTCTCGTACCTTCATCGAACAAAAACGTCAGATTGGCTTTGGCTACGCTACTATACAACACTGCTTGTTACGTACGAAGCAATCCCGGTACGGATATTTCCGACAAATTTTTCCCTATT TTATGGCTAGCTCTGACGCAAAAGAAGCAGCGAATGCATCTTTCCTGTCGTCGAAAGTAG